The Pirellulimonas nuda genome includes a region encoding these proteins:
- a CDS encoding beta/alpha barrel domain-containing protein produces the protein MNHLQPPQPKRLDEKLAEIRADPTGSNAFILADAKDADMAFGCLAPGRRRDGSLKSRPELLDAIRAVSEQGLIDLMLMSASSVERLVIEEGLFRESAVTPAGRINDSTDIWVVRGGRYTGEPSHPFRTATLDHLKHGRLVEDASLPGPGVDLGLYSITPTGDLEADVRTLEAFAQFRVEAEQKRFRYFLEVFNPNVASTPAIDDVGAFVNDFIARTLAGVTSAGRPQFLKVAYNGPRALEELVAYDPSLVVGVLGGSAGTTRDAFQLLADARRHGARVALFGRKINSAEDQLAFVEHLRQIADGGAEPADAVRSYHARIKTLGLAPNRPLDDDLQVTEQSLCYGR, from the coding sequence ATGAACCACCTGCAACCTCCCCAACCCAAACGCCTCGACGAGAAGCTGGCCGAGATCCGCGCCGATCCGACCGGGTCGAACGCGTTCATCCTGGCGGACGCCAAGGACGCGGACATGGCGTTCGGTTGCCTCGCGCCGGGTCGCCGGCGCGACGGGTCGCTCAAGTCTCGGCCAGAACTGCTCGACGCGATCCGCGCTGTGTCCGAGCAGGGACTCATCGACTTGATGCTGATGAGCGCATCGAGCGTCGAGCGGTTGGTGATCGAGGAAGGGCTGTTCCGCGAGTCGGCGGTCACCCCCGCGGGACGCATCAACGATTCGACCGACATCTGGGTAGTGCGCGGGGGCCGGTACACCGGCGAGCCATCGCATCCGTTCCGCACGGCGACCCTCGACCACCTCAAGCACGGGCGGCTGGTCGAGGACGCGTCGCTCCCGGGGCCGGGGGTCGACCTTGGGCTCTACAGCATCACCCCCACGGGCGACCTTGAGGCCGACGTGCGTACGCTTGAGGCGTTCGCCCAGTTCCGGGTCGAGGCAGAGCAGAAGCGGTTCAGGTACTTCCTCGAAGTCTTCAATCCCAACGTCGCCAGCACGCCCGCGATCGACGACGTGGGGGCGTTCGTCAACGACTTCATCGCTCGGACGCTGGCCGGCGTTACGTCGGCGGGCCGGCCCCAGTTCTTGAAGGTTGCGTACAACGGTCCCAGGGCGCTCGAAGAGCTGGTGGCCTACGACCCGAGCCTGGTGGTCGGCGTGTTGGGAGGTTCGGCGGGCACCACGCGTGACGCGTTCCAGTTGCTGGCCGACGCCCGCCGGCACGGCGCGCGGGTCGCCTTGTTCGGCCGCAAGATTAACTCGGCGGAAGACCAACTGGCCTTCGTTGAGCACCTACGCCAGATCGCCGACGGCGGGGCAGAGCCCGCCGACGCGGTCCGCTCCTACCACGCACGCATCAAGACTCTGGGGCTGGCCCCCAACCGACCTCTCGACGACGACCTGCAAGTCACCGAGCAGTCGCTTTGCTACGGCCGCTAA
- a CDS encoding glycoside hydrolase family 97 protein: protein MPLNTRFLLGAAVVAATCGATDAFEAKVASPNGSLSIGFSLSELGEPAYHVSTDGRALLSPSRLGFEPTLTDAFTKVADSRRSVRDSWRFEFGERADIPEAYEEMTIGLEHRSGLRVNVVMRAYDEGAAVRYEFPREQKDGVSLEFEGEHTEFRLPSGTKGYEEHGTEGPYELRPVSEIKPYCERPLTIVLPGGGYAAICEAGNTDYPRMMLSPLDGVEGALVSALGGRTTNTESEHMRHDPSVSMRPGDATPWRLLLVGKTPGELLENNYLLLNLSPPCRLADTSWIKPGKVMRAELTTASGKGVIDFAKTAGLSYVHFDADWYGPERSRSSDATRVEPARSSKLDIQEVVDYGNERGVGVLVYVNQIHLKSQLEEILPLYERWGIKGVKYGFVPVGPQAETRWLTDSFAQAAEHHLMVNVHDGFRANGINRTFPNLMTVEGIRGNERMPTAAHNCTLPFTRYLCGIGDYTVCYYSPRIQTTRAHQLAMAVVSFSPLQWIFWYDGPEKYTGEPEIEFFREVKTVWDETRVLEGEIGEYATIARRSGQEWFIGLINADQPRRTNLPMDFLAPDREYEATVYYDDPKVKTKTHVGVRRQRVTAESSLEVEMFKSGGAAIWIRPAPPE, encoded by the coding sequence ATGCCCCTCAACACAAGGTTCCTGCTGGGAGCCGCTGTCGTTGCCGCTACCTGCGGCGCCACAGACGCGTTCGAGGCAAAGGTCGCCTCGCCGAACGGGTCTCTCTCGATCGGCTTCTCCCTGAGCGAGCTCGGCGAGCCCGCCTACCACGTTTCGACAGACGGCAGGGCGCTGTTGTCGCCGTCGCGGTTGGGGTTTGAACCAACCCTGACAGACGCATTCACGAAGGTAGCCGACTCGCGACGTTCGGTGCGTGACTCATGGCGGTTCGAATTCGGCGAGCGGGCGGACATCCCAGAAGCCTACGAAGAGATGACTATCGGGCTCGAGCACCGATCGGGCCTGAGGGTCAACGTCGTGATGCGGGCCTACGACGAGGGCGCCGCGGTCCGGTACGAGTTCCCGCGTGAGCAGAAGGATGGCGTCAGCTTAGAGTTCGAGGGCGAGCACACCGAGTTCCGCTTGCCGTCGGGGACCAAGGGCTACGAGGAGCACGGCACCGAGGGCCCTTATGAGCTCCGCCCGGTTTCCGAGATCAAGCCGTACTGCGAGCGGCCCCTGACAATCGTTCTGCCGGGCGGCGGGTACGCGGCGATCTGCGAGGCGGGCAACACCGACTACCCCCGGATGATGCTCTCGCCGCTCGACGGCGTCGAAGGCGCCCTCGTGAGCGCGCTGGGAGGGCGAACCACCAACACCGAGTCCGAGCACATGCGCCACGACCCCTCGGTGTCGATGCGTCCCGGCGACGCGACGCCGTGGAGGCTGTTGCTGGTGGGCAAGACGCCGGGCGAGCTGCTTGAGAACAACTACCTCCTGCTCAACCTCAGCCCACCCTGCCGCCTCGCGGACACCTCGTGGATCAAACCCGGCAAGGTGATGCGTGCGGAGCTCACCACGGCAAGCGGCAAGGGGGTGATCGACTTCGCCAAAACAGCGGGCTTGAGCTACGTCCACTTCGACGCCGACTGGTACGGCCCAGAGCGGAGTCGCAGCTCCGACGCGACCAGGGTCGAGCCTGCTCGCAGCAGCAAGCTGGATATCCAGGAGGTCGTCGACTACGGCAACGAGCGGGGCGTTGGCGTGTTGGTCTACGTCAATCAGATCCATCTCAAGAGCCAGCTCGAGGAGATCCTGCCGCTCTACGAGCGGTGGGGGATCAAGGGGGTCAAGTACGGGTTCGTGCCGGTCGGCCCGCAGGCGGAGACCCGTTGGCTGACCGACTCCTTCGCGCAGGCGGCCGAGCATCACTTGATGGTCAATGTGCACGACGGGTTTCGCGCCAACGGCATCAATCGGACGTTCCCGAACCTGATGACGGTCGAAGGGATCCGCGGCAACGAGCGCATGCCGACCGCTGCGCACAACTGCACGCTCCCCTTCACCCGCTACCTGTGCGGCATCGGCGACTACACCGTTTGCTACTACAGCCCTCGGATCCAGACCACGCGGGCCCACCAGCTTGCGATGGCGGTCGTCTCGTTCAGCCCGCTGCAATGGATCTTCTGGTACGACGGCCCGGAGAAGTACACGGGCGAGCCCGAGATCGAGTTCTTCCGAGAAGTGAAGACCGTTTGGGACGAAACCCGTGTGCTGGAGGGAGAAATCGGGGAGTACGCCACCATCGCGCGACGGAGCGGCCAGGAGTGGTTCATCGGACTGATCAACGCGGACCAACCGAGGCGAACGAACCTGCCGATGGACTTCCTGGCGCCCGATCGGGAGTACGAGGCCACCGTCTACTACGACGACCCGAAAGTGAAAACCAAGACGCACGTCGGGGTCCGCCGGCAGAGGGTCACCGCCGAATCCTCGCTGGAGGTCGAGATGTTCAAGTCCGGAGGCGCCGCCATCTGGATCCGGCCGGCGCCACCGGAATGA
- a CDS encoding TlpA family protein disulfide reductase — MTVLYVIVIMAAVAATAPQDIQVTLDVVDSGATSTTGRYLGRRLQFSEEKPEGVTRTPDAAAARYGAIEIGPKGLEKTIVFMIDEPVVGEASKLYVDANANGDLTDDPAPTWVAHTFKNADGVQSTRMTGDVTVPMNYGGAERQLVLGMYKKDVRGPEEKSRVLFYWSEYHRDAKVALGDKEYSTVLVDRWVTGDFSTPKSSLAVDLNADGKFASGEEFETSKPFNIGGVTYEFSNIAPDGSSFTLVRSSKHVDETLPQIDVSIGKKVPNFKVTSTDGDAIQWQSTYKGKVVMLDFWATWCAPCMKEMPGLVDTYNKFKDSGFDVLGVSLDREDALERINDVTDKNGMTWHQIYDGKYFRSALAGTFGIRSLPAALLIDGDTGEILASGDSLRGEELEATVAAAIKQKAME, encoded by the coding sequence ATGACAGTGCTCTACGTGATCGTGATCATGGCGGCGGTGGCTGCGACCGCCCCGCAGGATATCCAGGTGACGCTGGACGTAGTGGACAGCGGTGCGACGTCCACAACCGGGCGCTACCTGGGCCGTCGCCTCCAGTTCTCGGAAGAAAAGCCGGAGGGCGTCACCCGGACCCCTGACGCGGCGGCTGCACGGTACGGCGCCATCGAGATCGGGCCGAAGGGACTCGAGAAGACAATCGTCTTCATGATCGACGAGCCCGTGGTCGGTGAAGCTTCGAAACTCTATGTCGACGCCAACGCCAACGGCGACCTCACCGACGATCCTGCGCCAACATGGGTCGCGCATACTTTCAAGAACGCCGACGGCGTTCAGTCGACCCGCATGACGGGCGACGTTACGGTGCCGATGAATTACGGCGGCGCCGAGCGACAACTTGTGCTGGGCATGTACAAGAAAGACGTTCGCGGTCCGGAAGAAAAATCCAGAGTCTTGTTTTACTGGAGCGAGTATCACCGGGACGCAAAGGTCGCGCTCGGCGATAAGGAGTACTCCACGGTACTGGTCGATCGATGGGTCACCGGTGATTTTTCCACGCCGAAGTCGTCGCTCGCTGTCGACCTGAACGCGGACGGCAAGTTCGCTTCCGGAGAAGAGTTCGAGACCAGCAAGCCGTTCAATATCGGCGGCGTCACCTACGAGTTCAGCAACATCGCTCCCGACGGGTCCTCGTTCACGCTCGTTCGATCCAGCAAGCACGTCGATGAAACCCTGCCACAGATCGATGTATCGATCGGCAAGAAGGTCCCAAACTTCAAGGTCACGTCGACCGACGGCGACGCGATCCAGTGGCAGTCAACCTACAAGGGCAAGGTCGTGATGCTCGACTTCTGGGCCACGTGGTGTGCGCCCTGCATGAAGGAGATGCCCGGTCTGGTCGATACCTACAACAAATTCAAGGATAGCGGCTTCGACGTGCTCGGCGTTAGCCTGGATCGGGAGGACGCCCTGGAAAGAATCAACGACGTGACCGACAAAAACGGCATGACCTGGCATCAGATCTACGACGGCAAGTACTTCCGGTCGGCCCTCGCCGGGACATTCGGGATCCGATCACTCCCGGCCGCGCTGCTCATTGATGGCGATACGGGCGAGATCCTTGCTTCGGGCGACAGCCTCCGCGGCGAGGAGCTGGAAGCGACGGTGGCCGCCGCGATCAAGCAGAAGGCGATGGAGTGA
- a CDS encoding ester cyclase, whose translation MIEQNKARVREFIDRVLSSGEVSATGDFFHADMVEEVPLPGQGPGLAGLEATLTALRTAFPDMRWRVEEQIAEGDRVLTRFVWDGTHRGDFFGMPATNRAVSVWGMVVDRFEGSKIQSTRILMDTMSLMQQLGAAPG comes from the coding sequence GTGATCGAACAGAACAAGGCCCGCGTCCGCGAGTTTATCGACCGGGTGCTCTCCTCGGGCGAGGTCTCAGCGACCGGCGACTTCTTTCATGCCGACATGGTGGAGGAGGTCCCGCTCCCGGGCCAAGGCCCCGGGCTCGCGGGCCTGGAGGCGACCCTAACCGCGCTGCGGACCGCCTTCCCGGACATGCGTTGGCGCGTCGAAGAACAGATCGCCGAGGGGGACCGGGTCTTGACGCGGTTTGTCTGGGACGGAACCCACCGCGGCGACTTCTTCGGGATGCCGGCGACCAACCGCGCCGTGAGCGTGTGGGGCATGGTGGTCGATCGTTTTGAAGGATCGAAGATCCAATCGACACGGATCTTGATGGATACGATGTCTCTGATGCAACAGCTTGGGGCGGCGCCCGGATGA
- a CDS encoding Gfo/Idh/MocA family protein translates to MERRHFLQAGIAALAANAVGSHAFARNVDKRPRVGLIGAGWYGKTDLYALCQVAQVEVVGLADPDSQMLDQAALRAAGWHGAKTPPHKYRDYREMLRDHEFDIVLIGTPDHWHALPMIHAVQQGADVYCQKPISVDVVEGQAMLSAARRHERVVQVGMQRRSTPHLVQAVEEVIEQDLLGKIGHVEICCYYHMRSNRNVESIEPPPHLDYDLWTGPAPMRPYNPLVHPRQWRLFTEYGNGIMGDMGVHMLDMVRWMLKLGWPTRISSSGGIYVDRGGAANIPDTQTATFTFPEFNAVWTHRTWGNSAKPDYPWGAYIYGEKGTLKASVSRWEFEPYGKGKKLGGEVVEEFDKYPQDLDQKDLDPSTAVANRQHQRDFLKAIQERSRPVADIEQGHISAASCILANLSMQLGRELAWDPKKRDVIDDADASKLLARPYREPWTHPQPVDA, encoded by the coding sequence ATGGAACGCCGCCATTTTCTTCAAGCCGGTATCGCCGCCTTGGCGGCCAACGCCGTCGGTTCTCACGCATTCGCGAGGAACGTAGACAAGCGCCCCCGAGTCGGGCTGATCGGTGCGGGGTGGTACGGGAAGACAGACCTCTATGCGCTCTGCCAGGTGGCGCAGGTCGAGGTCGTTGGGCTGGCCGATCCCGATTCCCAGATGCTCGATCAGGCCGCGCTGCGAGCGGCCGGTTGGCACGGGGCGAAGACGCCGCCGCATAAGTACCGCGACTATCGTGAGATGCTTCGGGACCACGAGTTCGACATCGTCCTGATCGGCACCCCCGACCACTGGCACGCGCTGCCCATGATCCACGCGGTCCAGCAGGGCGCCGACGTCTACTGTCAGAAGCCCATCAGTGTGGATGTCGTCGAGGGCCAGGCCATGCTCTCCGCTGCCAGGCGCCACGAGCGGGTCGTGCAGGTCGGCATGCAGCGTCGCTCCACCCCGCACCTTGTTCAAGCTGTCGAAGAGGTGATCGAGCAAGACCTATTGGGGAAGATCGGCCATGTCGAGATTTGTTGCTACTACCACATGCGGAGCAACCGCAACGTAGAGAGCATCGAGCCACCGCCCCATCTCGACTACGACCTCTGGACGGGTCCGGCCCCCATGCGGCCGTACAACCCCCTGGTGCACCCGCGCCAGTGGCGGCTGTTTACGGAATACGGCAACGGGATCATGGGTGACATGGGGGTTCACATGCTTGATATGGTGCGGTGGATGCTGAAGCTGGGGTGGCCCACGCGCATCTCCTCCAGCGGTGGCATCTATGTCGACCGCGGGGGCGCCGCGAATATCCCCGATACTCAGACCGCCACCTTCACCTTCCCCGAGTTCAATGCCGTGTGGACCCACCGCACCTGGGGGAATAGCGCCAAGCCCGACTACCCGTGGGGGGCGTACATCTACGGCGAGAAAGGGACACTCAAGGCTAGCGTGAGTCGTTGGGAGTTCGAGCCGTATGGAAAGGGGAAGAAGCTTGGCGGCGAGGTGGTCGAGGAGTTCGACAAGTACCCACAAGACTTAGATCAGAAAGACCTCGACCCCTCGACCGCGGTGGCGAACCGACAGCACCAACGCGACTTTCTCAAGGCGATCCAGGAGCGGAGCCGCCCCGTTGCAGACATTGAACAGGGGCACATCTCGGCCGCTAGCTGCATCCTCGCCAACCTTTCGATGCAGCTAGGCCGAGAGCTCGCCTGGGACCCAAAGAAACGCGACGTCATCGACGACGCCGACGCGAGCAAGCTTCTTGCGAGGCCTTATCGCGAGCCCTGGACCCATCCGCAGCCGGTCGACGCGTAG